The Porites lutea chromosome 7, jaPorLute2.1, whole genome shotgun sequence genome includes the window AGACAGATCATCGAATATGTACCGTTTTAAAGATTAGACTTAAACTGTACTTTAATACTCCGTGGAGGTGGAATTAACACTGTTCTTCTTTATTTCAGCTTTAAATTAAGTATTACATTTATATATCTCTTTGGCGGCTAATTTAATTGAGACGACCATTGAAATATGTCTCCTACAAAGTCGCAAAGACCTGACCTAGTCAAGCAACATTCAATTGAGTTTTACAATACTTAATTCCCAATGAAAACGGCGCCGAAGAAACTGTGCGTGCTTTGCATGTAAAGCTTTATTGTTACGGGCCCTGTGGATGTGGTGATGACGTCTCCAGCATTCAGGTGCAACACGCCTCCCGTGTACGAAGTACCATGCTTAAGAGGATGTGTTGGTGATTGAATCCGCAGACGTTGTTTGTTGTTCACATTCACGTACATTGCGTGACCATTTAGATGGTAGAATTGAGCGTAGATGAAGTACACTCCGCAGATGGGAACAACCAGTTTTCCCTCTGTATACTTCATGCCGCCTCCAAGGTAGCTGTTCAGGTTATGAACATCCCAGTCTTTGATCACTAAAAGATAAGTTGACAAAGAAATATTACCATATTTCAAGATTCCTCTTAACATCGAGTTTTCAGCAAAGGTAGCTTAGTGAAATTCGCAGCATAAACGGTTAGCACCAGTGCTAACCGTGTATTTTGGTGTTGGTTTTGTACAGAGGAATTGCGAAGTCCTTTATGGAATGTTAAATTGGCCGGATGAACCCCTAACAACACAGTTACAACCCATTGGTAAAATGTTGTGAATCCCTAATGCCGCGGTTATGGTAGTCATATTGTTACAAcatttattaaagaaaatgttgcaAGATCTTAAGACCATGCCGGGTTAAGCACTCACGACATTATTATGACAATACAGTGTTTTTTAACGCATTTAcagtaaacaacaactttgtccACGTGATCAACTTGTCCCTTTAACTGTCTGTtattgttcattatttctaGCTACCAAAAAAATAGTTGTGGTTTCGCGCTAATTTAAGACttagagcctgtttacatgaaggtgggggacctcagatagtcccccacctccatgtaaacaggcccttaataaGAATTAGTTTTGGCAGTTTTCATCTGTTCATTTCCCATTTTGAGAAATTGTTCACTTGAATTTAACGTTCGCTGTCTGCCGTAAAAgtgattctcaatttctttgttGTCACACGATTTGTTGAGAGGATGATGTGACTCTCGTGCTAAGCACCGTGTTAAACAGTCACAAATTTATCACGAACTGATCAAGTACCCGGGTCAAGTATCATGGGCATATTTAGCGATGGGGCCGAGGGGACCGCGGCTGCCCTTTTTTAACTCGTGTATGCCCGAATTCACGAATTCCTGCGACATGACAAAGGAAGACCGTTGTCGATAAATCGCGATATTAACCTGAGGGCAAATCTTGGCAGCTTTCATTCTCTCCTTTTACGTAATAACTtctctagtggggttaatttaactacTGACAGTGGATTTATTTTTccggggagttattttaactccaaaaaggagtttaaagaactctttttcaggagtaaaaatgaccccagataTCGGAGGAGTTAAAATATCCCCCAAAGAGGAGTTATCCgacctgtacctaaaatttttactccatttttggagttatagtAACTCCCTTAACATTACTGTGCAGAAAAACTACGAACTATAAACGAAAAACATACCAACTTAACAACACATTTGGGGTTATGAAATACCTGTGTGTGGCGAATACGTCCTGTCGGATTTATTGGCAGCTGCTATGTTAGCAGCGGGCTGTGTAAGAAAATGGAGATGAGATATTCAGGTGCTACCTATAACCTTCCATTAATAATCTCTCCGCCGTGAACatagttgttgttattattcattcaaaatatctaTCTGTCTCTGACAGGctaaaaacacacacacaattcatcataaccagctattgtcgaccaaatttggaagaattttgtcatattatTGAACTGATGACGTTAACCTGGGGACGatgttgagttgttttggtactgaGAACAAAAATGCCGGAAATTTCACTCTTTCACAAGGTAAAAAAGGCGAActattgcctaaaaacatagTAAGAACAACAAGATGACAActactcgaagggcgacatctgctatttggagatgATACCCAGCCTCATggttttcattcaaaatagatcaaattaaaatcaaaacctttcAATGGATGAAGCCCagaatctggaaaatgaaaggaggtatatatgcaaagaccctcgccaaatttcaggtcagaggaatatttcgtatacgagatattcgaagaaacgttttacccaaatttatagagatttgtatggagacgccatgctggcgCCCACCCGgatgagcaccaacatggcggacggaaaccaacagaaacatctgttaccgagttttgctacaaaagcgtgagtTTATCCCATCgaagaactcataaacattaaagtaatactttttcttatacatgaactgtttagatagcacaATTCCCtcaaaaagtcatttttttaacctacatgacagctctctttgccggcgtcatgtaaatgccgcgtcacgcaaaagcttagaaattcaagcgtactctatctcaaaaccaagaacccttttgaagagaaaatttttatgaaaattagtttttagctgctctaatacatcgtgaaagtCAAATCttggtaggatcgatagtttttctcgtttgaattttagtgacgccATGTGAAAACCAGCGATTGTTCGTTTTATAATATTGGTAGGGAAAAATAGAAGCTCACTACTTTTTGTAcaatttccagttttttttttccatgagTCTCCAGATTTTTCTTTATCAGGGGTCAGCATTACTTGAGCATCGCGTtcacggcaaacggcaaatgtGATCGAATTTGTTCCACGTGACCAAAATTTCCATTTACTTATCGTTTACTGTTGATTATAACTGCACGAAAATCGGTAAATTCACGCAAATTATATCAATAACTATTGTTTTAGGCTGTTTTTGTCTGCTCATTTCTTATTTTGagaattctcaacttgaatctcacgtttgccgtttgtaAACGCAGtacttaatctctctattgttAGCTGCAGGAACCCTACTAACTCAAGCCAGCACTATTTTCACTGCAAACCTtgaatagttttttaaaaaaacatgagaGACGACATGGACATTTTTGTACGGAACCACCATCCTAAACAGTcatattaattttgaaataaaacgaGGTAAGCTTATCAACTCTAAAATATTTTGGGACTCTTTTTGTGTGCGATCGACTGTTATCTATCGATATTAAAGGAAAAGCAAATACTACCATAAGGACGATGTCAAAAGTTAGAGAATGGTGGAAAATGGTTGTATGTTACCTTTTGGAATCCGTTTCCGTAAACATTGATGTTGATTGGCTGCTTAGAATCCTCGCAAATTTTCTGTTGATTAAGAAAAAGTAGGACAATTAATAAGGAGTTCTATGCAAGaggattttgaaaacattttgtaatATCTATGAATTTGCTTCAACgaacgttatttttttcctttaacagtCATATTAATTAGAAATAAAACGAAGTAAGCTAACTAGCTCTAAAATATTTTGGGACAATTTGGGTTGGCGATCGACTTTTTATCTATCGATATTAATGGACAAGCAAATACAACCACGCGGACGATGCTGGGCATAAGTTAGCGAACGGTGGATCATTATCTTACTTGGTTTCCTAAAGTATTTCCCGCCTCGCAGAAATACAAGTCGGCATAAACGGACGCGACAATGATAAAAACGAGCTTCATGACCTCGACAGCTGTTGGATATTAACCCCGTGAAAAGTGATTAGAGAATGAAGCCGCGGACTGTAGACTAATGATTCATACTATctgattttgtttatttatttttcagacGAGTAGAAAAACAAGTATTTTTCACCAGGGAATGATGCAATAACTCATGACGAGGGTTtcataatttattattcatgtaACACTGACAGGACCTGAATTTCGTTCGtgtttcagaatttttaaaattatgggTCTTCACTTTCAGCTGCTTTCACCGCCGATAACAACTGTTTCCCTAGGTCCAAGCCTAAACTAAAAGTGTTTTAAGAATTAGGCCTTATACTTTCGGTCTAACTTGTAGCAGGTACCAAAACTTGATCGCACTCTTATTCttctttcaggggcacccaacgacaattttccgataatatctgttcggaagacgatttgagatctagaatttttggaacattttttccaaaatttcttccttgtcttcctctcctaggattttcgaacatctaaaaaaaggtattattgcccatttttaacggatttttaccttaaaaaggtcacctacaattttcgggagccttttttctagctgaaattttcgaataggtaagttttgatccctgtaattttcggatcactagactttgaGCTAGGAattccgaacagatgaaaaatttgtaggggataaaaatacgcCTCTATCTACCGTTttaatactaaaacacgtttaacaatgctatgtttaagtggttttgaactatattctcgttgggtgcccctgttcttTTTTCCGTGTAAGATGAATCCTCTGTGTCTGTATTTTGTATGAATTTGGAAACGTGACCATTTTTGCCTGTGAATACTCCTATCCAAAATAAATTTAGGAAATTCTACAATGTAGTAGATCAGATATTTATTTAGCTCTATCGCAATTAAATTAACACACTGGGtagttttttttaaggcaaaagCATTGTCTGAAACtgaatatttattatatttagtACAACGATTACTTTCTTCTCGTACTTGTAACTTCACCGTCAAACTTTAATAACCGTAAACGTCTAAAACATATATGGTATATTTTACACCTAGCTAAGTAAAAAATGTGACGACCCTGCGTTAGCCGGCTGAGTTTTAAATCTGGAccaaaaaaaatctgaaaacagatccttttgatctttttttcatTATAACACAGATGAACCAATATCCAATTTATATATAATATTAAAAGTTGACTCCAGTACTTTTTCGTATGCTTTCCTCACGATATAACAAACTAGAAGATTTAACTTGATTTTTAAACTTTGATCGTTTTTGTAAGTCGCCTTAAAGTATAATATAAAATTCAATGGTCCTATTAATTTGTAAGGTGCTTTTCGCGAAAAAAGTCCCCTTTCTTTCAGCTTTGGTATAACGAGGCTACATGGGACATAAATGCATGAAAGCTAACGATCAGTAGCACAATGCTACTTTAGATCTTTTTAACAATCCTTTTCAAGTTATTTGAACTCTTCTGTGATCTGATTAATTGCGCGTGATTTAAACTAAATTCTTTGATTAATATCCTATTTTTAACCCTTTTATAGACAAAATTTCTACATCACTTTCTACAGCACTGGGAACTTTACTAAATCTCAatatctttgtttgttttctgttttctgtggGTTCCAAATTAAGCGGTAACTGAGGAACTATCATTGTATAATTCAAACATAACTTCTACCTTTCTAACGACGATTAAGGATAGCTCCTTCGCATGAGAGTGcaacttgtttgtttttcgaaACGTTAACTGTGAAATCAAAAgtgccatttttttatttttatttttttggaaacagTGCCCGTGCAAACATTTATTTGAGATCTGTCGAGATTAACAGAAACAATAGATCTCAGTAattttaaaccattttaaaaccat containing:
- the LOC140944596 gene encoding tumor necrosis factor-like, which produces MKLVFIIVASVYADLYFCEAGNTLGNQKICEDSKQPININVYGNGFQKPAANIAAANKSDRTYSPHTVIKDWDVHNLNSYLGGGMKYTEGKLVVPICGVYFIYAQFYHLNGHAMYVNVNNKQRLRIQSPTHPLKHGTSYTGGVLHLNAGDVITTSTGPVTIKLYMQSTHSFFGAVFIGN